The following are encoded in a window of Fretibacter rubidus genomic DNA:
- a CDS encoding DUF502 domain-containing protein: protein MSQAEDQNAPLGQTSEEVKKTGFVRHIRNKFLTGIVVSLPILVTILGISAIVGWFDEKVLGLVPARYKGIPWVDMVLSIPGLGLIVVFLGLIILGILASNIIGTSILKAGERILARVPVVSNVYNFMKQIVTTIAQQGERSFKEVCLIEYPRPGLWAVAFVTSDLQGAPKRQLGEGYVCVFVPTTPNPTSGFLLFVKREDMKVLDMTPEEGAKMIISGGMVTSNEEVIVAPKSARKKVGLD, encoded by the coding sequence ATGAGCCAGGCCGAAGACCAAAATGCCCCATTGGGCCAGACCTCCGAAGAGGTTAAAAAGACAGGCTTTGTGCGCCATATCCGCAATAAGTTTCTGACCGGTATCGTCGTCTCACTACCCATACTTGTAACGATATTAGGTATTTCCGCAATCGTAGGTTGGTTTGACGAAAAGGTTTTGGGGCTTGTCCCCGCGCGCTACAAAGGCATTCCGTGGGTGGATATGGTTCTCTCTATTCCAGGGTTAGGACTGATTGTTGTCTTTCTTGGTCTGATTATTTTAGGTATTTTGGCGTCCAATATTATTGGCACGTCTATCTTAAAGGCGGGTGAGCGAATTCTTGCGCGTGTGCCTGTGGTCAGCAACGTCTATAATTTCATGAAACAGATCGTCACGACAATCGCCCAGCAGGGCGAACGGTCTTTTAAAGAGGTGTGCTTGATTGAATATCCACGCCCCGGTCTATGGGCCGTGGCTTTTGTGACGTCAGATTTACAGGGCGCTCCAAAACGTCAATTGGGCGAGGGCTATGTTTGTGTCTTTGTGCCGACGACACCAAATCCGACATCTGGTTTTTTATTGTTTGTCAAACGCGAAGACATGAAAGTCCTTGATATGACACCCGAAGAAGGCGCGAAAATGATTATATCCGGCGGGATGGTGACCTCTAACGAAGAGGTGATTGTTGCTCCTAAATCAGCGCGCAAGAAAGTGGGTCTGGACTAA
- a CDS encoding arginyltransferase, which translates to MTRPFDPQRLQFYLTIPSPCPYLPDRMERKIFTQLDPLSGPHLNNYLTHAGFRRSQNVIYRPACEACRECKSLRIYTPGFTPSKSFRRTLNRNKDLSREVVEPLATREQFALLHQYLNTRHEGGGMSDMDFYRYEMMVEQCASDTEIVEYRDADARLVACALIDVLQDGLSMVYSFFDTDITNRSMGNFMILDHIKRCVALGQPNLYLGYWVEGSPKMDYKSRFQPCEILGADGWRRLQS; encoded by the coding sequence ATGACCCGGCCGTTTGATCCACAAAGATTGCAGTTTTACCTGACGATACCCTCGCCCTGCCCTTATCTGCCCGACCGTATGGAACGTAAGATTTTCACGCAGCTGGACCCGCTGTCAGGGCCGCATTTAAATAACTACCTGACCCATGCAGGGTTTCGCCGTTCGCAAAATGTTATTTATCGTCCCGCCTGCGAAGCCTGCCGCGAGTGTAAATCGTTGCGCATTTACACGCCCGGCTTCACGCCGTCAAAATCCTTTCGCCGCACATTAAACCGTAACAAAGATCTATCCCGCGAAGTCGTAGAGCCCTTGGCGACACGCGAGCAATTTGCACTTTTGCATCAATATCTAAACACACGCCACGAAGGCGGCGGCATGTCAGATATGGATTTTTACCGCTATGAGATGATGGTCGAACAATGCGCCTCTGATACTGAAATTGTGGAATACCGCGACGCTGACGCACGCCTTGTCGCCTGTGCTTTGATTGATGTGCTGCAAGACGGTCTGTCAATGGTCTACAGCTTTTTTGACACTGATATAACCAATCGTAGCATGGGAAATTTCATGATACTGGATCACATCAAGCGCTGCGTCGCTTTAGGTCAACCAAACCTGTATCTAGGATATTGGGTCGAAGGCAGCCCAAAGATGGATTATAAATCACGGTTCCAACCCTGCGAAATCCTTGGTGCGGATGGATGGCGCCGCTTACAAAGCTGA
- a CDS encoding histidine phosphatase family protein — MASHLLLMRHAKSSWDDSGLSDHERPLNKRGRRASGLVARTLVARGYAPDVIWSSDAARTLETAKRLIRIIPGAQTVHHNPALYHASANTMLTIMQRESEPGGRLMIMAHNPGMAELYNLITGHYHRFPTGACAVFKRIGKAPWHDPQSWRVVDMVLPRDLEAE, encoded by the coding sequence GTGGCCAGCCACCTATTATTAATGCGTCATGCAAAATCATCATGGGATGATAGCGGCCTTAGCGATCATGAGCGGCCATTAAATAAGCGCGGTCGGCGTGCAAGTGGGTTGGTGGCCCGCACCCTTGTTGCGCGCGGATATGCGCCTGACGTTATCTGGAGCTCTGATGCGGCGCGCACCTTAGAGACAGCAAAACGCCTTATCCGCATCATCCCTGGTGCGCAGACCGTCCATCACAACCCCGCCCTTTATCACGCCAGTGCCAATACGATGCTGACGATCATGCAGCGAGAGAGCGAGCCTGGGGGGCGGTTGATGATAATGGCCCATAACCCCGGCATGGCAGAGCTTTACAATCTGATTACAGGCCATTATCACCGTTTCCCGACGGGTGCCTGTGCTGTCTTCAAACGTATCGGCAAAGCCCCGTGGCATGACCCACAAAGCTGGCGCGTTGTTGATATGGTTTTGCCTAGAGACTTAGAGGCAGAATAA
- the hemB gene encoding porphobilinogen synthase yields MAAFPATRLRRTRKTDWSRRLVRENRLSPDDLIWTCILSDGDIPRDPVPSMPGVDRVNLDEIVKDAQRAKALGIPAMAIFPHINPKYKDAAGSEAANPDGIVPRAVKAVKDAVPDMGIIVDAALDPYTDHGHDGLVHDGQIINDASVDALCDVALMLADAGADVVAPSDMMDGRVGMIRQSLERSGHKDVLIMSYAAKYASGFYGPYRDAIGSATALTGDKRNYQMDPANTDEALREVAMDIEEGADMIMVKPGMPYLDIMCRLSREYCMPTYAFQVSGEYAMIMAAAQNGWLDERRVIMESLLCFKRAGCDGILTYFAPSAAQWLQEEQ; encoded by the coding sequence GTGGCAGCCTTTCCCGCTACGCGCTTGCGACGCACTCGCAAAACTGACTGGTCGCGCCGTCTTGTGCGCGAAAACAGACTCAGCCCTGATGATCTGATTTGGACATGCATTCTTAGTGATGGCGACATCCCGCGTGACCCGGTGCCCTCTATGCCCGGTGTCGACCGCGTAAATTTAGACGAAATTGTCAAAGACGCACAGCGCGCAAAGGCGCTTGGCATTCCAGCCATGGCGATATTCCCGCATATCAATCCAAAATATAAAGACGCCGCCGGCTCAGAGGCCGCTAATCCAGACGGTATCGTTCCCCGCGCCGTCAAAGCGGTAAAAGACGCCGTGCCCGACATGGGTATTATTGTGGACGCTGCGCTTGACCCTTATACTGACCATGGTCACGACGGCTTGGTCCATGACGGGCAAATTATCAATGATGCCTCTGTGGATGCCCTATGTGATGTTGCGCTTATGCTCGCGGATGCGGGGGCCGATGTTGTGGCACCGTCGGATATGATGGACGGCCGCGTGGGTATGATACGGCAATCACTAGAAAGATCAGGGCATAAAGATGTTCTTATCATGTCATATGCGGCCAAATATGCCTCTGGTTTTTACGGCCCATACCGCGATGCTATCGGGTCGGCCACGGCTCTTACGGGTGACAAACGAAACTATCAAATGGACCCTGCCAATACGGATGAGGCCCTGCGCGAAGTCGCCATGGATATCGAAGAAGGCGCCGACATGATTATGGTCAAGCCTGGCATGCCCTATCTGGATATCATGTGTCGCCTTAGCCGTGAATATTGTATGCCGACCTATGCCTTTCAGGTCAGCGGTGAATACGCGATGATTATGGCCGCCGCACAGAATGGTTGGCTGGATGAGCGTCGCGTGATCATGGAAAGTCTGCTATGTTTTAAACGCGCAGGCTGCGACGGTATCTTGACCTATTTCGCCCCAAGCGCCGCCCAGTGGCTTCAAGAAGAACAATAA
- a CDS encoding AraC family transcriptional regulator ligand-binding domain-containing protein yields the protein MAFAAIYFSSLVDIIAGEGWPRDGQLLALGVTEGELSDPSQRIDNKTVADHFEHAAQILDCPHIAILMGYKFRVATFVETGSVLAYADSLVHAGRLNARYQRLAESSGIGSVAYEDEQIYLRWAPNFDDDNHYRRLTEVIFAGYVTTVRWLAWVYRKDFVGLSFRHEKPDYADKYSEILQCPVQFSQTHNQLQFYPETAELSLPTSNPQKLAIVTERLDRILMGAKADTDLMRRVKAAIRTVIKSGRVTLIDVAKLLEMTDRTLRRQLKEQGVSFRDVVDDVRKRQFDRLVRDGHTLTQIAHILGYNDQSAFTRAFRRWYGMSPTLYLTNTQGDTQSLGL from the coding sequence ATGGCGTTTGCGGCAATCTATTTTTCGAGTTTGGTTGATATTATTGCCGGTGAGGGCTGGCCTAGAGATGGGCAGTTGCTGGCCTTAGGGGTGACTGAAGGTGAACTTTCTGACCCTTCGCAACGCATTGATAACAAAACTGTCGCCGATCATTTTGAACATGCCGCTCAGATCCTTGATTGTCCGCATATTGCCATTTTGATGGGCTATAAATTTCGTGTTGCCACATTTGTAGAGACAGGCTCTGTTCTGGCCTATGCTGACAGCCTTGTTCACGCGGGACGGCTGAATGCGCGCTATCAACGATTAGCAGAATCTTCGGGTATTGGATCTGTTGCCTATGAGGACGAGCAAATTTATCTACGCTGGGCTCCAAATTTTGACGATGACAATCATTACCGCCGCCTGACCGAAGTTATTTTTGCGGGTTATGTGACGACTGTGCGCTGGCTGGCATGGGTTTACCGTAAAGACTTTGTCGGGCTAAGTTTCCGTCACGAAAAACCAGACTACGCCGATAAATATTCAGAGATTTTGCAGTGCCCGGTGCAGTTTTCCCAAACGCATAATCAATTGCAATTTTATCCAGAGACTGCCGAATTAAGCTTGCCCACCAGTAATCCGCAAAAGCTGGCTATCGTCACAGAGCGGCTAGACCGTATTTTGATGGGCGCAAAAGCAGACACGGATTTAATGCGCCGCGTTAAGGCGGCCATTCGAACGGTGATAAAATCGGGACGGGTCACGCTTATTGATGTTGCGAAGCTGTTGGAGATGACAGACCGAACACTACGCCGACAGCTAAAAGAGCAAGGGGTGAGCTTTCGCGATGTTGTTGATGACGTCCGCAAGAGGCAATTTGATCGTTTGGTGCGGGACGGGCATACACTAACGCAAATAGCGCATATATTAGGGTATAACGACCAGAGCGCCTTTACGCGTGCATTTCGGCGGTGGTACGGGATGTCACCGACTCTATATTTGACGAATACCCAAGGCGATACGCAATCGCTCGGTCTATAG
- a CDS encoding DUF3089 domain-containing protein, whose amino-acid sequence MANFSFGEGKKIVATMAGLIVLIALGLFFYRNDIFQSLQDPGVPFQTYDKPVAPDYADPTSWLAIPDLSADVYDADAPADAFIVVPGVYRGGKHWVLPVDVDRRRERLQRIVRPNYVAPYGYAGRLFAPYYRHAAMYSYMTNREDAQRARDFAYKDIRRAFEVFLSSSPPERPIILAGHGQGADHVTRLLSDYFNGPLKDRLAVAYIIDHPVPMSLFDSSLSHLKPCGSATDYGCVVAYGAFMPGDKANAKRFATNALYHNGRNFEKTARQPLLCTNPLSWTVNGQKVDATEHKGGMAAEGIEPDRLPPPLPRQSWAECQDGLLQVGKPRSKALRRPLGLGARFWTLPSNLFFEDLRINARARVQSLIATGKLPTRVKRLDDLEVIDIIESPVTPVKE is encoded by the coding sequence ATGGCAAATTTCAGCTTTGGCGAGGGTAAAAAAATAGTCGCGACTATGGCTGGCCTGATTGTCTTGATTGCTTTGGGCCTGTTTTTTTACCGCAATGATATCTTTCAGTCCTTGCAAGACCCTGGCGTTCCCTTTCAAACCTATGACAAACCTGTGGCCCCTGACTATGCGGACCCAACATCATGGCTCGCTATTCCTGATCTATCTGCCGATGTTTATGACGCAGACGCCCCCGCCGATGCCTTCATTGTGGTGCCGGGCGTTTACCGCGGCGGCAAGCATTGGGTTTTGCCTGTTGACGTCGACCGTCGCCGCGAACGATTACAACGGATCGTGCGACCTAACTACGTCGCGCCTTACGGTTATGCTGGCCGCCTCTTTGCGCCCTATTACCGCCACGCCGCCATGTATAGCTATATGACGAACCGAGAGGACGCCCAGCGCGCCCGTGATTTTGCCTATAAAGATATTCGCCGCGCCTTTGAGGTTTTCCTGTCTAGCAGTCCGCCAGAACGCCCCATCATCCTTGCTGGTCATGGCCAAGGCGCAGATCACGTTACACGTCTTTTGTCTGATTACTTCAACGGACCATTAAAAGACCGTCTAGCGGTGGCCTATATTATCGATCATCCCGTTCCGATGTCATTATTTGACAGTAGCCTTTCCCATCTAAAGCCCTGCGGCTCTGCTACTGATTACGGCTGTGTGGTCGCTTATGGGGCGTTCATGCCGGGCGATAAAGCGAACGCCAAACGGTTTGCCACCAATGCACTCTATCACAACGGGCGAAATTTTGAGAAAACGGCTCGCCAGCCCTTACTTTGCACTAATCCGTTATCTTGGACAGTAAACGGCCAAAAAGTCGATGCTACAGAGCATAAAGGCGGTATGGCCGCAGAGGGCATAGAGCCTGACCGCCTGCCCCCACCGTTACCGCGTCAAAGTTGGGCCGAATGTCAGGACGGCCTCCTTCAAGTTGGAAAGCCGCGCAGCAAAGCCCTGCGTCGCCCCTTGGGCCTTGGCGCACGGTTCTGGACATTGCCGTCCAATCTGTTTTTTGAAGATTTACGGATTAATGCGCGCGCACGCGTACAGAGCCTTATCGCGACAGGTAAATTACCGACGCGTGTCAAACGTCTTGATGACTTAGAGGTGATCGATATCATTGAGAGTCCCGTCACGCCAGTTAAGGAATAA
- a CDS encoding SLC13 family permease — MTPTDVVITWQMWATMAIVAVAVVLYFRERFSIEAISIGIITALLLFFTLFPIPGVEGLDSASLLTGFGAPALIAIMALLVVGQGMFHTGALEGPIIRINNALVKRPRSTMGFVFAIAFVVSMFMNNTPVVVMFIPVLTAMAARTRTAASRYLMPLSFICILAGMTTLIGSSTNLLVNDVLKRATGNGLDFFTQTGPGLIMAVIGTIYIIFAAPILLPNRATLEEEVSESGRQYIAQIRVTPEHPLRGVAPIAGLYPRLKNVTVRMIQRGEHAFLPPFDVELQTDDILIVAATRDSLSSLLSSNPHYLKGMLSIAGFHEEGRAEENSDAIVISEAVVAPGSRMIGRTIEQVGFRRQTGCLVLGIQRRSRMIRTSMLDIRLEAGDVLLLFGYEAETRQLRTNRDVLLMDWATTELPDVRKSIIARMIFFATVLLAASSALPIEIAALCGALAMIATGCLNIRQAARALDFRIFVLIGAAFAMGLALERTGGAAFIAEQTVSLFAPFGNQILIAALFLVIAIMTNIISNAATALLFAPIALSISAQTGIDPTVLVLTVIFAANCSFATPIAYQTNLLVMGPGRYKFKDFVRFGVPLMLLIWVSFSLIIPPLYGV, encoded by the coding sequence ATGACACCGACCGACGTCGTAATAACATGGCAAATGTGGGCCACCATGGCGATTGTCGCTGTGGCTGTGGTTTTATATTTCAGAGAACGGTTTTCTATCGAGGCCATATCGATTGGCATCATTACCGCGCTGCTTTTGTTTTTCACACTGTTTCCTATCCCGGGCGTTGAAGGATTGGATAGCGCCTCGCTACTGACAGGGTTTGGCGCGCCCGCGCTGATTGCGATTATGGCATTATTGGTGGTAGGCCAAGGCATGTTCCACACAGGCGCCTTAGAAGGTCCGATCATTCGCATTAATAACGCGCTAGTAAAACGTCCGCGCAGCACGATGGGTTTTGTTTTTGCCATAGCCTTTGTCGTATCCATGTTCATGAATAACACCCCCGTTGTGGTGATGTTTATCCCCGTTCTAACCGCTATGGCGGCACGCACGCGCACGGCGGCGTCGCGTTACCTGATGCCATTGTCTTTTATCTGTATTTTGGCGGGTATGACGACCTTGATTGGGTCATCCACCAACTTGCTGGTCAATGATGTGCTAAAGCGAGCAACGGGCAACGGTCTGGACTTTTTTACCCAGACAGGCCCAGGCCTTATCATGGCGGTGATTGGTACGATTTACATCATCTTTGCCGCCCCAATATTACTGCCTAATCGGGCCACGCTAGAGGAAGAAGTGAGCGAATCTGGGCGGCAGTATATTGCGCAAATTCGCGTGACACCTGAGCACCCTCTGCGCGGTGTGGCCCCCATCGCCGGATTATACCCCCGCCTCAAAAATGTGACAGTTCGCATGATACAGCGCGGCGAGCATGCGTTTTTGCCGCCTTTTGATGTGGAATTGCAAACTGACGACATCTTGATTGTTGCGGCGACACGCGACTCATTGTCCAGCCTCTTATCGTCCAATCCGCATTACCTTAAAGGGATGCTCAGCATTGCTGGGTTTCACGAAGAAGGCCGCGCGGAAGAAAACTCTGATGCGATTGTTATCTCCGAAGCCGTGGTCGCGCCCGGCTCTCGCATGATTGGTCGCACGATTGAACAAGTTGGATTTCGCCGCCAGACAGGCTGCCTTGTGCTCGGTATCCAGCGCCGCTCACGCATGATACGCACGTCCATGCTTGATATCCGCCTAGAGGCGGGTGATGTGCTGCTGCTTTTTGGTTACGAGGCGGAAACACGGCAGCTGCGCACAAATCGTGATGTGCTATTGATGGATTGGGCGACCACGGAATTACCCGATGTTCGTAAAAGTATTATTGCGCGCATGATATTTTTCGCGACAGTTTTGCTGGCAGCATCGAGTGCACTCCCGATTGAAATTGCCGCCCTTTGCGGGGCGCTGGCCATGATCGCTACGGGCTGCCTGAATATTCGCCAAGCCGCGCGGGCCTTAGATTTTCGGATATTCGTGCTTATCGGCGCAGCCTTTGCCATGGGACTAGCGCTGGAGCGCACGGGGGGGGCCGCTTTCATTGCGGAGCAGACCGTGTCCCTCTTTGCGCCCTTTGGCAATCAAATCCTAATCGCCGCGCTATTCCTTGTCATAGCCATTATGACGAATATCATTTCCAATGCGGCAACGGCGTTACTCTTTGCGCCTATTGCCTTATCAATCAGCGCGCAAACGGGGATTGACCCAACGGTGCTCGTATTGACCGTTATATTTGCGGCTAATTGTTCTTTTGCAACGCCCATTGCTTATCAGACCAATCTGCTCGTTATGGGACCAGGACGATATAAATTTAAAGATTTCGTGCGTTTTGGCGTTCCGCTTATGCTGCTGATTTGGGTCAGTTTCAGCCTGATAATACCCCCGCTTTACGGCGTGTAA